AGGGATTGTCTGGGTGTCTCTGTGCTCCAAGCATTTTCTCAGGGGATTGCATCTCAGCATGTTAAGTTAGAACCAGTGACAATGGGGATCTCCGGGGGTCCTCAGGGTGATGTTGTCACCGTGTTCAGGGGTCCGATGATGTGGCTCCTGCTGTGCTGGGGACAGACTGGCAGGATCTGGTCTTAGGATGTGAAGAGGTGTGACCCTGTGTCTTAGAATGTGAGACTGTGTGTGTGCCCCTGCTTGTCAGGGCAGGATGTGAGGCTGCAGTTGTGTCCACAGGTGGCTTGGGACTTGTGTGTCCCAGGACAGAGTCCCTTGCCCCCTCTTCGCCTCCTCTCTTGCCCCTCCCAGGGTTTGACTCACGCTGGCCCTGGCCTGAGCTTTAAGCCCCTGTGTAAATAGTGGGCGGGTCTCCTGGCCAGGCTGGGCCAGACCCAAGCTGGTGCACAAGAGGCACTGCCCACCACCACCGCTGTGGCCACCACCCCAACATCCTGGAGGCTTTGGCAGGGCAAGAGGGTGGGGCTGCCCCCAGGCGGGGttagccccccccccacctcgcAGTCCCCCTGGGAGCAGTGGCACCCCCTGCAGCTGCCCCAGCCCGCCCTGGGTGATGCTCACATTTTCCAGTGTTTAGATTTTATCCACTTTATTAATGAGGCAGGCGAAAGGCCCgcgcctgggggtggggggagggctacTCCCGCCCGGCCAGCAGGGAGGGGGTCATGGGGAACCAAGCCAACTCCCCGAGAGCCCCCGTCCTGGAGGGGGCAGCTGGGGTCCAGAGTGGCCCCTGCCCATTGCCAGGAGCACAGATGGGTCTCTGCCACCCTAGGTCCCCTGCGGGCGCAAGATAGCGGGCGCAAGATAGCGCAAGATGCAAGATAGCCGGAGCAGCCCCTGGAGGCCAGAGCACGGGTggcgggaggaggcagggagctggggagccgccccaggagggagggagagggagcggcCTGCCGGAGAGCGCTCTGGTGCAGCGGGCGCGGGTGCAGCAGGCAGCAGGGCCAAGCAGCAGGCGATGGGGACCTGGCGTCCCAAGCTGTGTGGGTAAGAAGACTGGGGCCTGAGGATctctggtgggggaggagggggtgggaggatggggccATGGCCACCTCAGTCTCTCTGGCCTGTGTTCTTGAGTCTCAGCCCCATCTATCAGTCCCTGTGAGTCTTACGGTCTGTCCCCATGTGCCCTTCCCATCTGGCCAGCAGGCAGCTCTGCCCTCTCAGCCCTCACCTCTGGGGTATCAAGGAATGGGGGTTGCTGGCCTGCCTTGAGGCCTTCGAGGCAGGGACTTGGGGGGGGGATGGGAACCACGGGCATCCACTATGAGGTGGCCGTGGTCAGGAGCAGGACCTGGGTGAGACAGGAACGGAACTCAGAGATGGCAGTGGGGGGGGACAGGGACTGGGGATAGAGAGGCGCCCGTGGTGGCAGAGGTGGGGCTGTGAGCATCACACATGGGACTGGGGAAAACGTGACCTGTGACGGTCAGAGACCGAGACCGGGCAGTGAGGTCAGGTGGGGCCCTGTGATCAGAAACGGGTGAGTGGGAGTCAGACGAGCAGGGGACCGGGAATTCGCTGTGCTGCGAAACTGAGGTGGGTGTCAGAAGTGGATCCGAGGCGTccagaggtggggagagacacGGAAGGCTGGAGCTCAGGGAAGCAAGGTGGACAGAGAAGGTGGCGAGGGGCCCTGGCAAGAGATGGGCTgatggggcagaggaggaggaagggtcGGGCATGGGGCAGCCGGGGTCATCCGGAGCCATCCGGAGCGGCCGCAGGGAGAGTGACAGGGAGAATGCCCGGCATCGGCATGGGGCATGGGGCATGGAGCGGGGCTCTCAGCGGGGCGGCCCGCCAGCGCCAGCCGGCCGTGCCCTTCCTCTCCAGCCCGGCCTCACGgtgcccttcctctcctctccccagcccccaccccagcacctgaCATGAGTCTCTGCGGGCCCCTCAACCTGAGCCTGGCCGGGGAGGCGACCCCGTGTGCGGAGCCCGGGGCTCCCAACGCGTCGGCTTGGCCGCCGTCCGGCCGGGCGAGCGCGTCGCCGGCGCTGCCCATCTTCTCCATGACCCTGGGCGCCGTGTCCAACGTGCTGGCGCTGGCGCTGCTGGCGCAGGCCGCGGGCCGCCTGCGCCGCCGCCGCTCGGCCGCCACCTTCCTGCTGTTCGTCGCCAGCCTCCTGGCCACTGACCTGGCGGGCCACGTCATCCCGGGGGCGCTGGTGCTGCGCCTGTACGCGGCGGGCCGCTCGCCGGCCGGCGGCGCCTGCCACTTCCTGGGCGGCTGCATGGTCTTCTTCGGCCTGTGCCCGCTGCTGCTCGGCTGCGGCATGGCCGTGGAGCGCTGCGTGGGCGTCACGCGGCCGCTGCTGCACGCGGCGCGCGTCTCGGCGGCCCGCGCGCGCCTGGCCCTGGCCGTGCTGGCCGCGCTGGCCTTGGCGGTGGCGCTGCTGCCGCTGGCGCGCGTGGGCCGCTACGAGCTGCAGTACCCGGGCACGTGGTGCTTCATCGGCCTGCGCCCGGCGGGCGGCTGGCGCCAGGCGCTGCTCGCCGGCCTCTTCGCCGGCCTCGGCCTGGCCGCGCTGCTCGCCGCGCTCGTGTGCAACACGCTCAGCGGCCTGGCCTTGCTGCGCGCCCGCTGGCGCCGCCGCCGCTCTCGACGGCGTCCTCAGGCCTGCGGCCCCGACGGCCGCCGTCACTGGGGGGCGCGCGCGCCCCGCTCGGCCTCCGCCTCGTCCTCCTCGTCCGTCGCTTCGGTCCCCGGCGGTTCCCCGGGCCGGGGCTCCGCGCGCAGAGCCCGCGCCCACGATGTGGAGATGGTGGGCCAGCTCGTGGGCATCATGGTGGTGTCGTGCATCTGCTGGAGCCCGCTGCTGGTGAGGGGCGCACACGCCCCTCGGGCCAGGCTCCTTCCGGCCCCCTCCttggcccctcccacccctgccctccggGGGTACCTGGGTTCTCGCTCCCTTCCCCGCCCTCCGGCCCCCTCGGACATCCCACCCCCTCCGCTTACCCGGCCCGGGGCCTCCGTAGGGCCGCCTACCCAGGCGAGCCTCCTCCCGGACGCGCGGTGCCCGAACCCCTTCCAGCAGCACGCGCCCGGCTTCTCTTCTCCCCCGGGCCCCCTGTGCTTCGGGACACCCGGcgcttctctccttttctgttcGAGCCCCCGAGCACCGCGACCTTTGCTTCTGCCACGCCCCCTTCGGCCCGCTCCGTAGCCCTTCCGCACGGAGACTCCCATCTCCCCAGCCTGTGAGCCTCTGCTCCTGCTCACGGCTCCCTTCCCCTTCGGCCGCGCGCTCATCCatcccagccccgcccctggcCAGTCCCCTTCTCCCTACACCTGCCCCACCGCTCACACCGGCTTCTCCCGCAGGTGTTAGTGGTGCTGGCTGTCGGGGGCTGgggctccagctccctgcagcGGCCGCTGTTTTTGGCTGTGCGCCTCGCTTCATGGAACCAGATCCTGGACCCCTGGGTGTACATCCTGCTGCGCCAGGCGGTGCTGCGCCAACTGCTTCGCCTCCTGCCCCCGAGGCCCGGCGCCAAGGGCAGCCCGGCGGGGCTGGCCCTAACCAGGAGCGCCTGGGAGGCCAGCTCGCTGCGCAGCTCCAGGCACAGCAGCCTCAGCCACCTCTAGGCGAGCCAGGAGTCCCAGAGGCCAAGTCAGCCCACCCCGGGCCCAGGACCGCAGCGCGGAGCCTTCGGGGGAATAAAGCCGTTTTGCGGACCTGCGCGGGGCCTGTGTCGGGTGGGGGCCGCAGCACCCCTGTGACCGCGCGGGGGCGACAGAGGCGCCGCGTGAGCCTCCGGGGTGTGCAGTTCCAGGACTTTCCACGCGGAGGCGCGGAGGCGCGGAGCTGGAGCCGCCGGAGCATGCGCCGAAGGCCGCAGCCCCAGCCCGAGGCCCCGGCTCTTGACAGCCGAGCAGCTGAGCCGGAACCGAGGCTTTTTGCTCCTGCCGCCGCCAGGACTGACCCCAGCAACAATTCTCTCATTGTGGCCCTGAGCGCCTCCAACACAGCCGCAAGGCCCTGCCCCCGAACCACTCCCATCAGGGCCTCCAAACTCCAGAGTCCCTAACACAGCTCCCAGCCCTGTCCCACCCCGGCCTGCCCACGCTCCGCACATCGTAGGAGCCCGGAGTCCCCACCTTCCCTTAACCCTCATCACGCGACACCCCCCCATAACCCAGGGCATCACCCCCGGCCACGCGCTGGATCTGCCCCCACAACTCTCCCCACCTCCAAGTacacgcccccccgccccgcgccagCGTCACTGCACACGCGAGGAGCCGGAGACTGCATGGATGGGGCAAACCccaaaagcctttttaaaaactactgagaGCTtggtcgggggggtggggggcaggggagagggctAGCAGCCCCCGGCCACGAAGTCGAAGTCCCGGAAGGCGGCCTGCTCTGCGGCCGTGAGGGGCCGCGCGTCGCGGGGCGGGCTCAGCGTGGGGGCCTCCCCCGTGAACTCCTCGTCGAAGTTGCTGACATCCGTGCGGCCTGACAGCGTGGGCACGAAGGGAGGTGGCAAGCGTCGGGCCAGCAGACTGTCCCAGACCAGTGTCTaggtgggggagaagggggagagagggagggggtcagcagggggagtggggggacGCAGGAGGTGCCCGGGCCGGCCCTGCATCTGCGGGGATTAGCATAAGGAGTCACAGAGGGAGGGGTccagtgggggctgggggcccagtAAGGATCACAGTTTATGTAtggggagccctggggtggggggagagggagccccGGGTTCATACCCAGGAACCAGGCCAGCCTGGAGGAGATGTGGGTGTAGGAGGGTAAGTGGGCATGAAGGGAGGGGAGGATATGGAGGGGACaatgctggaggggaagtggctGTCTGGGTAGGGGAGAAATGACtaggccctgggggtgggggggatgaccAGGTCTCTGGTGGGGAGTTGGCCAGGCACATGGGGTGACCTCACCCTATAGAAGGGCTGCTTTTTCACATCCTCAGCATCTCTCTCGCTGGAGCCCAGCCTCCGCTCGGGATTCCTCCGCAGCAGCTGGAGGGAGGACAGTTGTCAGTCTTCCCcctcctggccccagagcccctgcCCAGGCCCAAGGTGGGGGTGCTCCTCACCCTGCGCATGATGCCAATGGCTTCAGCTGATAGGAAGCGTGGGTAGCGAACCTCATCATTGACTATGCTGTCAAATACCTCTTCCTCGTCGTCCCCTGGAAATGGGGACtggggacagagagagccagGGTGAATTAGGCCCCTCCTCTGGCCactcctctcccagccccacctAAGCCCTCCGCTCCAGCACACTTTCCCCTGGGTGCTGGCTGATGTGAGAAGGTAagtaccccattttacagatgcgaACATTGAGGCAAGGGCGGGGGGGCAAAGCCAGCTGCCTCCACCCCACAGCACACCAAAGCCCCGTCTGATCCCACAGCTAGCACAAGCAGTTTCCAGCGTCATCCCAGGGtcaggcagggtgggggcagcctggggcctTACCTCACCAACCAGCATCTCATAGAGCAGCACGCCCAGCCCCCACCAGTCCACAGCCCGCGTATAAGATGTGTCTGTCAGCACCTCGGGTGCCAGGAACTCCGGGGTCCCACAGAATGTGCTGGTCCGGTCCCCAAAGCCCatccctgggggcaggagggccatGTGAGGTTATGGAGGGAGGGGTGCTCCCAGAGGTAGGCCAGCCCAGCGTGGGGTGGCCCGCTCAGCCAGCCAGCCCCATCCCAGGGTCAGGGTGGGGGGTAAcccagggagggctggggacTCCATTCCCTCCCCGCTCTGTCTAAACCCCAGAGGCCAGCCCTTCAGATCCCAACCGCCCCCCTCACCCTCCTTGCAGAGGCCAAAGTCTGCGATCTTGACATAGCCCTCGGTGTCCAGGAGCAAATTGTCCAACTTCAGGTCCCTGTGATGGGTTGGGAGGGGGATGTAAAGAGGGATGAGTGGGGGTCTGGGCCCTGCCTGAAGCCTGAGGGCCCCTCGGTGGGCAGAGCGTGCGTACAGGAGCAGAGGCACGCACAAGGCACACACCTGTAGACAATCTTGTGTTCGTGGAGAAACTGCAACCCCAGCACCACACAGGCTGAATAAAAGCTGCAGAGAGAAGCTGGTGTGACGGAGCCAGGCCTCTCAGCCAGGAAGGAAGGCCATAGAAGCCTGGCTCCCACATCCTCAAAAGCCCCCCAGacatccccccaaaaaactccaggagggtggggggaggcaggggccgaagggtggaggggaagggggggctgCCACTGCCTGTTGGGGGTTGAGGCGCGGGTGGGGAGCTCACACAGCGCGAGGTTCAGAGAACACATCACTGTGGATGTGCAGCATCAGATCCCCGCCGGCCGAGTACTCCATCACGAAGCACACGTGCTCTGGTGTCTGGAAACAGCCAAACAGGTTCACCAGGAAGGGGTGTCCTGCTCTGGTCACTGCTGCCAAGATCCGCTTCTCACACATCAGGCTGGgtagggcagggggcgggggtcagAGACCACAGCAGTCCCCTACCCCATCTCCCACACTCCAGGGTCCTCGATCATCAGCTGTTTGCTGAGGACCTCACATAGCTGCGCAACCTTGGGCAAGCTGCCTAGTGTCTCTGAACCTCAGCAGCTTTGTCTGCTAAACACGCACCCGGAAGCCATCTGTCATCCTAGTAACAACCCCCTGATATCCCTTTAGGGAACAGCCAGGGGGGGCTAATGGGAACACCCCATTCCCCTGGCCAGGAATTGGTTTGGGAATGGGCAAGCCAaggaagtggggctcaatctcaggatttcTGCTGGAATTATTAAGGAAGAAGGGCTAAAACTACTGGATGAGTCTTACACGGCTGGGGCAGGAGGCTATCTCTGTCCCCTTGAGAAGACTGCAAGCAAAGCCTACAAAGAGGAAAGTCGACTGAGAGATGTCATGTGAGCACCTGGATACAGACATGCCTGAAGGTAGTCCACTCCTGGACTTTTCTGATCCAGAGCAATAAATTCCTCTTTTGCTTAAGCCTATCTGAGTTGGGTTCCTGATCAACAAAAGGAGGTCAGAAAGCTTAGGGACAATCTCAGTGCCTCTACTGGGCCTTCTTGCAGGGGCCCAGGTAGTGCAGAATGCTCTAGATGCATCCTCTCACTTAATCCACCTGACCACCCTGCAAGAAAGGCATTATTACTCCCCTTTTATAGACAGGGAGGCTGTGGATCAGGAAGGCAAAGTGACTTCCCCAGACTCTCCAAGCACATTTGTGGCAGAGGTGATGTTTGAACCCAGGGCCCTGACTCAAAGCAGAGGTGGGCCATGGTGCCATTAAGGGTACAGGCTTCAGAGCCTGAGTCCCTAGGCTTGAATCCCCAACCTGCTGCTTActggctttgtgactttgggcaactcgctcaacctctctgtgccatcAGCAGAATGGGAACCATAATGGTATTTACTTCATCAGTCTGTCGTGGAGGATGAATGAGTTCCTGAACATAAGGTGCATAGTGGGTGCTTTCTAAGAGTTAGTATCTTAAGTACTAGCTTAATTAGTGCCAGTGACTGTTATGAATCACTGTCACAGCAGCTCCAGAGAGGGCACTGCTCTGTCTCCCATCTCCCTGAAGAAGACTGAGGTTCTCAGAGGGCCTGGGCTGGGTCCCCACCTCTCCACCTCATCTCGGGCCACAATGTCGCCTTTCTTCAAAGCCTTGATGGCGAAC
This window of the Canis lupus dingo isolate Sandy chromosome 20, ASM325472v2, whole genome shotgun sequence genome carries:
- the PTGER1 gene encoding prostaglandin E2 receptor EP1 subtype yields the protein MSLCGPLNLSLAGEATPCAEPGAPNASAWPPSGRASASPALPIFSMTLGAVSNVLALALLAQAAGRLRRRRSAATFLLFVASLLATDLAGHVIPGALVLRLYAAGRSPAGGACHFLGGCMVFFGLCPLLLGCGMAVERCVGVTRPLLHAARVSAARARLALAVLAALALAVALLPLARVGRYELQYPGTWCFIGLRPAGGWRQALLAGLFAGLGLAALLAALVCNTLSGLALLRARWRRRRSRRRPQACGPDGRRHWGARAPRSASASSSSSVASVPGGSPGRGSARRARAHDVEMVGQLVGIMVVSCICWSPLLVLVVLAVGGWGSSSLQRPLFLAVRLASWNQILDPWVYILLRQAVLRQLLRLLPPRPGAKGSPAGLALTRSAWEASSLRSSRHSSLSHL